One window from the genome of Fulvivirga lutea encodes:
- a CDS encoding MarR family winged helix-turn-helix transcriptional regulator has product MDADSIIISIRKILRSVNLESKRIQKEHGISIPQLLLLTFLSKQPGFKATHKEVSQYLNLNSSTITGITSRLEKKGVIARVTKPEDRRVSFITLTALGQQLLKSTPKLMHERLAQKLQSTDPKKVKELEKAFSLVIEFMGIQDIEAAPVITVDEFNS; this is encoded by the coding sequence ATGGATGCCGACAGTATCATTATCAGCATACGAAAAATACTACGATCAGTTAACTTGGAATCCAAACGTATTCAAAAGGAGCACGGCATTAGTATACCCCAATTACTTTTACTTACTTTTTTAAGTAAGCAACCAGGTTTTAAGGCCACTCACAAAGAAGTTTCTCAGTACCTCAACTTAAACTCATCAACAATTACAGGCATTACCTCCAGATTAGAAAAGAAAGGTGTGATTGCACGAGTAACCAAACCGGAAGATAGGAGGGTGAGTTTTATTACCCTTACAGCTTTAGGGCAACAATTATTAAAATCTACACCCAAATTAATGCATGAGCGACTTGCACAAAAGCTACAATCTACAGATCCCAAAAAAGTAAAGGAGCTAGAGAAGGCTTTCAGTTTAGTGATTGAATTCATGGGTATTCAGGATATAGAAGCAGCACCCGTGATTACGGTTGATGAATTTAACTCCTAA